Proteins from a genomic interval of Pararge aegeria chromosome 26, ilParAegt1.1, whole genome shotgun sequence:
- the LOC120635196 gene encoding histone H2A, whose product MSGRGKGGKVKGKVKSRSNRAGLQFPVGRIHRLLRKGNYAERVGAGAPVYLAAVMEYLAAEVLELAGNAARDNKKTRIIPRHLQLAIRNDEELNKLLSGVTIAQGGVLPNIQAVLLPKKTEKKA is encoded by the coding sequence ATGTCCGGCCGTGGTAAAGGCGGTAAAGTTAAGGGAAAGGTTAAGTCCCGTTCCAATCGCGCCGGTCTTCAGTTTCCCGTCGGACGTATACACAGGCTGCTGAGGAAGGGTAACTACGCCGAACGCGTCGGTGCCGGAGCGCCTGTCTATCTCGCTGCCGTGATGGAGTACCTGGCAGCCGAAGTATTGGAGTTGGCCGGTAACGCGGCACGTGACAACAAGAAGACTAGGATCATACCTAGACATCTTCAGCTGGCCATACGCAATGACGAGGAACTTAACAAGCTTCTGTCCGGCGTAACCATCGCACAGGGTGGTGTACTGCCGAACATACAGGCGGTACTGTTGCCCAAGAAGACAGAGAAGAAAGCCTAA